The sequence TCTACTATCTAGAGAGATAAAAAGAGAGAGCAGCTTAGAGATCTTTTTACTCAATTTTCAGAACACATACAAACAttaatcacacacacacacacacacacacacacacacacacacacacatataagaaTCTATCTATTGACTTGAACGCTATTGTGCGTGTCTGCTtgttttagatattttcataCATCCTGAAGGAACCTGCTCCAGTGCAGCATGCCATGTCACAGGAGTCCCAGTCAATGTGCTGACACTCCTTTTGTTAACCTTGTCATCGGTATTATCTTCATCCTTGCATTTCAAGTTGCTGTGCTGAAGCTTCTGCAGTGTTGGGCTACATTCCACCATATGTATTTGTAATGATTCAGTGAAGTTCTTGAATTTGGAGGCACCCTACAATAAAAGCTACAGTTCTTCAACCTAAAACTTGAACCCATGCCATATGCTCATTAATTAAACAACAACATGAAGAacaaaaatccaagaaagaTGAAGGAATGTGAAGACAAACTAATGTTTTCACTTGAACATTAATGAttaatcaaaaaacaaaaatccaagaaagaagcaTGACAAGGAATATGGTCACTTACACGAAGAAGATCAACCATCAGAGTTCCTCGTCCTGGACCCAGCTCAACAAGGTTAACTTTACTTGGTTGTCCCATTTGCTCCCACAGGCACATGGCCCAAACACCAACCATCTGAAGTTACATAAGCAGGACATGAGAAATCATTCTTCTTGATTGCAAATCTTCAAAAATGAAAGCAACTCAGATAATAATGTTCCTTTTCCTAGAAATTAAAGCCTTCTTCTTCCGTACTTTGTTGGATTGGAGTGCTGCTTTTCTGTCTCCCCCTAGTTTTTCTCTCTTGAACTTCTTTGATTATTGTATTTTGAATTGATTGTACTTCTCTCTTAGTACACTGGCGGTGTACTAGGTTTgcttttttctaataaaatttttcgtaacttatccaaaaaaaattgttctttttCCTAATCTGTCCTAGAAAATCCTCAGAAAATTGAGAGGAGATATGAGTGACTGGAAGTTCAATAGTAAAAACTTACCTCCCCAAACATTTGGCTTACTTCAGGGGAGGTTATAAAATCACCCTCTGCTCCAAACACATCCCGATTAATGTAGAAACCAGCCTTAGGATTTGTCAAAACTTCCTCCATGTACTCAGCAATCGAAATTGGCCCACCACGGAACTGGGAACACAAAAGTAACAAGGACTAAGATCACAACTACAAGCCATTCCCTTATACAAACAGAGCAATTAAGGCACATTTGAATGCTAAGTGGAAACAGAAATTACCAGAGTAGCACCAACATACCAAACtctataatttgaatttatcacgGAACCAGAAATAAAAGCAAGTGAAATTCCATTTCAAAGTGTCCCAATTTTTTGATATTCAGTTTCTTCTTATAACTGAATTGAGCAATGATATACAAAACATAATCGAACACTAATATTTTGTTCCTTTagtaccaataaaaaaaaaaaaaagtaaccacTCTATACCTCCATTAGTTCCGAAGTGCCAAACCCATTACAATTAGTATTGAATTtcaatcaggaaaaaaaaaaaaagagggtatTTTCCACAATGAGCTTGTCAATTTCATATTGATGATAATGGCCATGTCCACACATTCACACCAAAAAAACTGCACTGTTTACACACAGAAAAATGCAACACATTAAAGAGTGAAAAATGAACGAATTGAGAACCTTGATAATGCCTTTGAGGTGCTTGACGAGCTCGGAGTCCGAAGAAGGCTCATGAGAATGCTCTGTCATATTCAAAATTCACCCACTACAAATacgtatatgtatatatgtgtaagaaagctagagagagagagagttgttaTTGAGATTGATTGTTACCAGTTGGGTTGTAGAGGCCGGAGCGGTCGACGGAGACGGTGGCTGAAGGAGGAGAAGTGGAGTGGTTTGCATTGTCCTCTAGGTGTTCGATGAAAGAACTGTTCGGGCTTTGGGAcgatgaagaagaggaaaagaaacGAGGTGAATGTGATGGTGCGGAGTAGCGGTTAGCATTGGAGAGTCGACGACAAGAAGTGGGAGCTTGGAGCAGTAGACGTCTCaacattttttgtgatttgtgatcTCTGTGTGTCTCCTGTATGAGCTTCAGAGGGAGTGGTATAAACTGTGACTtcaaatgaattgaaaattgtaataaaattgattaCAAGGGTTCAATGAAACTATGTGATGGGGATGGGGATGTAGCTCAGATGGTAGAGCGCTCGCTTAGCATGCGAGAGGTACCGGGATCGATACCCCGCATCTCCACTTTTTGTTCTTCCTAAATTgcaattgtttttaatataacgttttttttttttttcaatttctattaatctgttttttttttttttttttcttacaatacATGACAAGGAAAAATCCTAGCCACTTTATTTTAAATCACTTTTTATTCTTCCTAAATTgcaattgtttttaatataacgtttttttttttttttccatttctattaatatgtttttctttttaatttcttttttttcttacaatacATGACAAGGAAAAATCCTAGCcactttattttaaattaacatCAATAAGCAAACATGAGAAATTAAATGAAGATGATATAGAAGATAATTCATGAACTTGCATAACGTTTGAACTCAATAGGCTTTGATGaaaccacttattttttaatttatttttctttttttcttacaatacatgaaaaggaaaaatcttagccactttattttaaattaacatCCTTAAGCAAACATGAGAAATTAAATGAAGATGATATAGAAGATAATTCATGATCTCATGTAACGTTTGAGCTCAATAGGCTTTGATGTAACCACTCATAAGCCTATGTGCTTAAATGCTTGCCAAAGATGttcaaaaatattcataaaatatataaaatgagataaaaaaattataaaaaaaaaaaaaaaaccacaaaaactcgaatatgaccaaaatatcctcattaatatataaaatgactaaaatacccccttaaaaacttttaaactaatcaaaatatccttaaaaccttaaaataattgaaatacctataaaacattaaaaccttaaaattaagaaaatggctacattttttaactttcaaaattaatttaaaaagaaacactaaaaatgaacaaaatggCGCTAAAATCCAAAGAATGACGTAAATATTATTGAAACCTTccaaatgactaaaatacttaCAGACTTTGAAAATTACCATAGAAGCATCAAAACCACTAAATTTGGTCATGCTAGAgtgatattttgggttttttttttttttttttttttcaatgattgCAAGAATATTTGGTCATGTTTGACGTTTCCAAGAcagttttgtgatttttggcATCTCATGAGTATTTaagtcccaaaaaaataaataaataaataaaccaaatgcATTAGAACATTTgcactaaaattaaaaagaaaaaaaaaaaaaaaaaggctttaatATATAGCCACCATAGTTGAAAAGATCCTAGACTCTTTAGTGATTTCTAGTGGATGTGAAGTGACAAGAAAAACAACAAGATTGGTATGAAAGTCTGTTTATCACGAGATATTTTATTTAGCttttaacttattttgtttacataaaattttttaaaacctcacttttttaAGTATAAGTATACTTCTTGAACtcactttcaacaaaataataataataataataataataataaatgaaagacCAAATAAACCAAATCCCATGGTAACATACCACCACGTTCCATAATCAATGTCCACAACAGCTCACTCTAGCAATACTAACCTGACAGTAgcccttttctctttttggtggCTTCGCTCACCTAtcagtaattttaatttagccTCTAGGTCGCCCCCTCCAAAATAGGTCGCCCCCTCCAAAATCGGATCACAAAATCGCAACTTATTTGGTCCCATACTCAATTAGCTACGTCCGATTACTCGACGTAGTGGTTGGCTCTGATACTAAATGTTAGGAACCCATGAGTAGAATTCACCCTTGAAAACCAGCTTACAAAGGAAGGGTGTCCAAAAACTTATAAACACATTGTTAAGTTTACACTTAATCCATGTAGGACATTAGGATCATAATATTGCCTAAGGATACAAGAAAGCTCAAGATATGAACCTAACTATAATACTGATTTTCTACTATATGGCCTACACTTCACCTGATGGATTCGATCTTGGTACATCATTTTTTATTCCATATCCACAACTACTGTATGGAGTATGTAAAACTCATTTCTATTAAATCCTTGACTATCATATTCCCTTTCATTGCCCAATATCTAAACTCACAAACATATTCTCTTTCATGATATCTTTGGTAAATGTTTAAGTTCATAACTAATATGCACTTAAAgacaatattttaagaaaaccTTAAAACAGCTATTAGAAAAATTAAGGATTGCATATTagattaatttatatattataaattttaccccaacataaaacttgaaaaatgttatacaaGTTGAAgttcaaatcaaaattatatacaaaccACCTGATGTTTCCAGCTATCTCAAATGTATCAATTGTCTTcaattgattatcaaaaaaattgtcTTCAATTTTATCGTAAAACTTGGCAAATCAATGGGTCTTAAGTCAATTCTATTAAAGTTTTACTGTTTTGACTCAATAATTTAGTAGTTTCCATCAACATGTT is a genomic window of Quercus lobata isolate SW786 chromosome 2, ValleyOak3.0 Primary Assembly, whole genome shotgun sequence containing:
- the LOC115976811 gene encoding protein arginine methyltransferase NDUFAF7, mitochondrial isoform X1, whose translation is MLRRLLLQAPTSCRRLSNANRYSAPSHSPRFFSSSSSSQSPNSSFIEHLEDNANHSTSPPSATVSVDRSGLYNPTEHSHEPSSDSELVKHLKGIIKFRGGPISIAEYMEEVLTNPKAGFYINRDVFGAEGDFITSPEVSQMFGEMVGVWAMCLWEQMGQPSKVNLVELGPGRGTLMVDLLRGASKFKNFTESLQIHMVECSPTLQKLQHSNLKCKDEDNTDDKVNKRSVSTLTGTPVTWHAALEQVPSGLPTIIIAHEFYDALPVHQFQKASRGWCEKMVDVAEDSSFRFVLSPQPTPATLFLMKRCKWAATEEIAKLDHIEVCPKAMELTQTIADRISSDGGGALIIDYGLNGVVSDSLQAIRKHKFVDILDNPGSADLSAYVDFASIQHSAEEASGDVSVHGPMTQSQFLGSLGINFRVDSLLQNCTDDQAESLRTGYWRLVGEGEAPFWEGPDEEAPIGMGTRYLAMAIVNKRQGVPVPFQ